ATTGGAGGATTAATTCTCATTCCTAAGTTGGTTCCTGAGCTCTATGGCGGGTGCTCCACCACGCAAGTGCAGCTGCTCGGCTATTTTCGGTGCCAGCGATGTTCGACAGTTCGAAAATGTTGCCCAATATTTCGAAGTGGGAAGCAATGTGGCTGGGGCCAGTGCGCAGGTCCTAAGTATCTAGTCCTGGCTGCATGTTGCCGCCGGCCGGCACACTTTCTCTCTCCGACTTTCGCCGGGGGGATTCCCCCTACTTCTTGTTTTGATTTGCTCTGCTTGTTTATGCTGTTCCCCATACTGACAGGTGGTTGTCGCCTACATGCGAGTGTccctgtccgtgtccgtgtctgtttctgtgtcgGGGAgtgctggaatatttatacacGGCAATTGCTCAATGTCGCCCGTCGTCGGCGTCGAATGCTGGGCAAACCCAGAGTCAGTCCTAGTCCCtgtcccattcccattcccatttgcAATCCTATCCTCAAATGTAATCCCATCGCGAGTCTGCTCTCTTTACGTCAATTTATCATTCCTTGGTGGCATTTATGTGTTCCTCCGGCGCCTCCGTGTTAGCTCTCTTGTAATTGTTTTCATTCAATTCGCGAAAAATGCTTCAGGAACCCAGATCCCCCGTCGCACATCCCATAGGAATGCAACAtagacaaatatgtatgtacattgtacatacatatgtacaaagtTTGTTAGACCTCTTCACCTGAAGCTGCCACTTTCCCCAATTTCTCAGGGCTTTTGGCCAAGTTCCAAGGATGGCTGCGGGACCGAATCGAAAAGCGTATGACCGGCTGCCGCATGGTCCAGAGTCCTGCTGCGAGTGTCCTGCCGCGATGCAGTATAATTCGCTTAGGAGCCAGTTTCGCTAGCAGTTCTGTAAGCCGCTTAAGGGCGGAAGCTGCCagtccttttcttttttgatgGGAACTGCAACAGTGTTGCCGCATAAATCAAGTTTCGTCCTCGCTTCCTTCTTTCCGCTCGTTTAGCCATTTGCTTTTGCCATTGCATATGCTCGCACTCGTACTGGCTCTGGCACGCATAGATGCTGCCGCCGGGCACAACGTACAGTTCTGCATTGAGCGGAAAAGCTGCCTAAAAGGGTAATTAAAGGGGGCATGATAGAGAATTGATAAGGCACTTGCAATCAAATGAAAAGCTATTGTTCTTTCCATATGTTAGCATGTTCATATGTACATGATACGTATCTTAAGGGGTGCTTTCTCCCATAAAAACTATCTTATACATATCATATATCATAATTTTGCTTGCCCGACATAGGGATTTTTTTATCACCATCTATTTAGGGGATAGCTTTTTTTGTAAGTAATAGCTTATCCATGCTTTGGGTAAGAAGGCTCGAAGGAGGCCTGCCTTAAAGAGTAGTAGTACAAGTGGCAGTAAGCAAGGCTATGGATTATGACTTCTCCCAGACAGCAGCCATACGATAGACCCGTTCCCGGTACCGGTCCCATTTCCGTTTatatttccattgccattacTATTACCCCTTCGCTGCGGCCAGCCCTAGACCTAGACCCCAGTCTTGAAACAAAGCTAAATCGCACACAAAGCCAATTGCTCCTCAGCCCAAAGGGATGGATGGCCCAAAGGGGACAAAGCGAAGACACGCACTTGTAGTTACAAAGCGGATACTCATTTAAGTTGATTCACCGCACACCCACAACTGCGGACAAAGGACTGGATGACGAGGATACTCACTCTTACTCGTGCCGTAGAGGATGCTGCCACGGATGCTGCCGTGGATACTGCcacgacgcgacgcgacgcgaagCGACGTCAGCCAATGACACTTTATGACAATTGCACTTGGCGAGGCACAAAACAGGGCCGGGTGGCGTTCTGTCTGTCGGTCGGTCGGCCTTCTACGGCGAACAAAGCACCCAACGAGGACAAACAAGTGAAAATCATTCAGGGAAAACTGCCGTCTGCCAACTCCGGCATCTCGAAAGGAAATCCGCGTACTCCGGGGAGcccaaacagacacacacacacacacacacacacgtagacTGGgctaaaacaaaaagaaatcgtAAACAAAATGCCGGAAAAGGCAAAAAACATGGCGACAGAGATGGCGACGGCCGCCTCAACCACgtgctcctgttcctgctccatACGCTGCACATGGGTCAGAGGCAAAGTCTGAGTCTgaggcagagtcagagtcagagcccaAGTGCGGCACAACGTCGCCGTGATAATGACTTTTTGTCTTTGCTCAAATGTCACTTGATGTTTGTGGAGTCCTGTGTGCTGCTTCCCTGTTGGAGCGCTTCCTCCTTCGTTCTGTGCGCCTTTGTTGTCGcagttttcgtttttataTGCCTCGAGGTCACTCAAGTTCAACCGGCTACAAAGTCAGCCATTGCCGTCTCCTGATTAATTGGCCATGGGGAAGCCACACAACcacacagccagacagacagcccGCAAGGCTGTGCCTAAACTGTCAGTGTCAGGAGGAAAGCCTGCTCGGCACTTTccccacacgcacacgcacacgcacaaaTCTATTCACCCTCATACCCTTTCGGTTTCAAAATTTTACGTTCAGGTCCAAGGACGCAGGATCATCTTGGGTATTTTAGAAGGATCCATCCATTGATAAAAATGTCAACCACCTACAACATCCGTACCATGTCCCATCAGCGCCGACTGGTGCCCAATTTGTTGCGCACCATCATCTACATGCTGGAAGATGGCCATCGACCGATGAGTGACACAGAGATCATCTCCAGCCTGGGTGCCCGCTATCGCCGTGCAGATCCCGAGTTTCAGCGACAGGTGCGCATGCATTTGGGTGACGGTGTCTCCTATGGCATTCTGCGGCGCCAGAACGATCATTACTCTCTGCGCTCTAAGCGACTGGCTGAAATCCTGGCCACCATCCCATCTGGACATCCTGGGAACCAATAGGTACCAAATCGTAGTCCACAATCGAATAAAGTCCACAACAATAAACCATTCTGGAACATATTCTACCTGCGTCTCAAGTTAATATCTTGAAAATATGGTTGGGAAGAGCTTTAGCTCTTAGACTCCCCCTTAAACAATTCCCACCCATATTTTTCACCAAtatttcaattggttttttGGTACGATCTCGCTGAAAGCTGAAACCCATTTTGGAGGCAGTGAAATGGCTTGAAATGAGCCAGAAATGAGTGTGTGCAACAAATGTGATAGTCATTCATGCAGCATCCACAGACAGGTGCACGCACAAACAGTGCGAGGTGGGAGGTGGTGCTGAATTTTGGGGGTGGTATTTTGTCACGTCAGGAATGCACGGGCATGGCATGTGCGTttgtggcaaatatttgcggTTATCTAAATGGAATGCATGCCATTCCACAGCTGGAGAGCAGGAGAGCCGGAGAGCAGGAGTAACCCCAGTGGAAATTTGCATTGCATCGCGAAATATGCAATTAAAGCATAAATTAAGCGTTAAAAATCAGACAtcatcagagagagagagagagagagagacgaacTCCATTTGGAGCTAATTTTGTTGCACTGCCCGAGGCGGCGTCCACAGGGGCTAACACTCCAAACGTAGCATGTGTCTGCAGACagcactcctcctcctcctcctcttcggaCTGACCATTGAAATGACATTAGGGGTATGAATTATTAGTATAGTCATACATACATTCCTGAATGCACGGGAGTACACATGAGTGCCTGTGCTGGTGCggtgctgatgctgcggcAGAGAGGAGCGATGCgatttttcaattgtttttcaattGCCGGTGGCCAGAAAGCTGCAAAGCAAAACCCGATTTGGGGTTCTTTTATATTGGATTGGGGCTTCAAATCAAACTCTGAAGCGGTAAAGCAGCGATTGCCAgtgggtgtttgtgtgtgggtgagtgtGGGAACCGGTTATCAATCGGTAATTGGATTGGGCTATGAAATGGATTGTGAATCGTAATAGAATGGTTGCAAATATCAGATTTAGATGTGCAAAATGTTTTAATCTCGTTGTGGAGTATATGACTATGAAATATGTGTACTTCATATGGATCGTTAGCCAATTCAGACTCATTCGAATGGAATCACAAAAATCCACAAATCAAATGCTTAGGCCCATGGACCGTCGACTGTAAATAATTGATTAATGCGGGTGATGGGTCTCTGGCCATTATTTTAGCCACCATTCTCGTGTAATTGCAAACGGAAGTGGAAACGCTCGTCAGCCATGAATTCTCTTAGCTATAGTTTAAAAAACGAAGCAACAAAAAGACAAAaggagagaaacagagagagagagagagagagagagaggggtttAGAGGACGtacaaaaaatttcaaataaataatgcaTTAAAAGTCATTGCGCTGATGATTTATGCAGGACACAAAAAACCACAGGCATAGTGAAAAACAGTACATAAACCTCAACAATGGCGAGCAGTGAAAATGGGAGGtacgaacagcagcagcatcacttGCAACAAGCAACTTGCAGCAAGCTCAAGTGGCAGGCCAGGTCAGGGGCCGGGGCCCCGGACTAAGGTTCAAGAGTTTCACAGACTTGGACTTGAACTGGAATTGGGATCGGGATGGGACGGCATCACTTCCATCAGTTGTTCTCCGTTGCATTTGTAAATTTTTTATGAGGCATGTACCACACCTTGCCACAAGGCGACCACATATGAGCAAAAGTTGCCGGGCTGGGCTCTTGGAGTGGTTCCGGGGCGGGCTGGCACCCacaattaaatcaaattaccTCGAGTGCACTTGGTGCTTTTTCACAGTCAGAACTCGGCACGGGACTAGGGCCTCTGTCTCAGGttcaggctcaggctcaggcttAGGCTCAGTCTCAGGGCTGGGGCTCGGG
The sequence above is a segment of the Drosophila pseudoobscura strain MV-25-SWS-2005 chromosome X, UCI_Dpse_MV25, whole genome shotgun sequence genome. Coding sequences within it:
- the LOC4814358 gene encoding uncharacterized protein, translating into MSTTYNIRTMSHQRRLVPNLLRTIIYMLEDGHRPMSDTEIISSLGARYRRADPEFQRQVRMHLGDGVSYGILRRQNDHYSLRSKRLAEILATIPSGHPGNQ